One genomic window of Punica granatum isolate Tunisia-2019 chromosome 1, ASM765513v2, whole genome shotgun sequence includes the following:
- the LOC116193567 gene encoding serine/threonine-protein kinase BSK1-like has translation MGCCQSSSLKGHPSDGRQYKSFGNSGSNHHHHHQQFSPSASNGGGPGGAGGLWEYSLADLRAATNNFSSEYIVSESGEKAPNVVYKGRLQSQNSRRWIAVKKFTKLAWPDPKQFAEEASGVSKLRHKRLANLIGYCCEGDERLLVAEYMPNDTLAKHLFHWESQTIEWAMRLRVALYIAEALDYCSSQDRSLYHDLNAYRVLFDENGDPRLSCFGLMKNSRDGKSYSTNLAYTPPEYLKNGRVTPESVVFSFGTVLLDLLSGKHIPPSHALDMIRGKNILLLMDSHLEGNFSTEEATVVFQLASQCLQYEPRERPNTKDLVAALAPLQNKADVPSYELMGIPKQEEAPPTPQRPLSQMGDACSRMDLTAIHQILVMTHYKDDEGTNELSFQEWTQLMRDILEARKRGDLTFRDKDFKTAIDCYSEFINVGVMISPTVFARRSLCYLMCDQPDAALRDAMQAQCIYPDWSTAFYLQAVALAKLDMHKDSVDMLNEAATLEEKKQRSGKSS, from the exons ATGGGCTGCTGCCAGTCGTCATCGCTTAAGGGCCACCCATCTGACGGGCGGCAGTACAAGAGCTTCGGCAACAGCGGCAGCaatcaccaccaccaccaccagcAGTTCTCGCCGTCCGCCTCGAACGGAGGTGGTCCCGGCGGGGCCGGGGGGCTGTGGGAATACTCGCTCGCGGACCTCAGGGCCGCCACCAACAACTTCAGCTCCGAGTACATCGTCTCCGAGAGCGGCGAGAAGGCCCCCAACGTTGTCTACAAGGGCCGGCTCCAGAGCCAGAACAGCCGCCGCTGGATCGCCGTCAAGAAGTTCACCAAGCTCGCGTGGCCCGACCCTAAGCAGTTCGCG GAAGAGGCATCCGGAGTAAGCAAGTTGAGGCATAAGAGGCTTGCAAATCTGATAGGGTACTGCTGCGAGGGAGATGAGAGACTGCTCGTCGCAGAATACATGCCTAATGACACTCTTGCAAAGCATCTCTTTCACT GGGAGAGCCAGACAATCGAGTGGGCTATGCGGTTAAGAGTTGCTCTATATATTGCGGAAGCTTTAGATTACTGTAGTTCTCAGGACCGTTCCTTGTATCACGACTTGAATGCATACAGGGTTCTGTTCGATGAG AATGGCGATCCTCGACTCTCATGTTTCGGCCTCATGAAAAATAGCAGAGATGGAAAAAGTTATAGCACGAATCTTGCTTATACCCCTCCGGAGTATCTAAAAAATG GAAGAGTAACCCCGGAAAGTGTTGTCTTCAGTTTCGGCACTGTGCTATTGGATCTTCTTAGTGGGAAGCACATCCCTCCTAGTCAT GCTCTTGACATGATAAGGGGAAAAAACATTCTTCTCCTAATGGATTCACACTTGGAAGGTAACTTCTCAACTGAAGAGGCCACTGTGGTCTTCCAATTGGCCTCCCAGTGCTTACAGTATGAACCTCGGGAGCGGCCAAATACCAAAGATCTAGTCGCCGCACTTGCACCACTACAAAATAAAGCAGAT GTTCCATCTTATGAATTGATGGGTATCCCGAAGCAAGAAGAAGCACCACCGACTCCACAGCGTCCCCTCTCTCAGATGGGGGATGCATGCTCGAGAATGGATCTCACAGCGATCCATCAGATTTTGGTAATGACACATTACAAAGATGATGAAGGAACCAATGAG TTGTCTTTCCAAGAATGGACGCAACTAATGCGAGACATCTTAGAGGCAAGGAAGAGAGGAGATTTGACTTTTCGAGACAAAGACTTCAAAACGGCTATAGACTGTTACTCTGAG TTTATAAATGTGGGAGTCATGATTTCCCCGACTGTATTTGCGCGTAGGAGCCTTTGCTACCTTATGTGCGATCAACCCGATGCTGCCCTTCGTGATGCAATGCAAGCACAGTGCATCTACCCTGACTGGTCGACTGCCTTCTACTTGCAAGCAGTTGCTCTTGCAAAGCTTGACATGCACAAGGACTCAGTCGACATGCTGAATGAGGCTGCCACCCTTGAAGAGAAAAAGCAAAGGAGTGGCAAAAGCTCTTGA